One stretch of Archocentrus centrarchus isolate MPI-CPG fArcCen1 chromosome 5, fArcCen1, whole genome shotgun sequence DNA includes these proteins:
- the mych gene encoding myelocytomatosis oncogene homolog, which yields MLESFPQDWCSSEPLLFDDDLMSLMKDIQGLPTPPQSPPMKPGLGGDKLLSKEDQLSYVSDILLEDHDLQVNWNYDCFPSNDGEKEGELSPPSSALGEDSVDHLWQCLAAEEKLVSTILGSSPGLCDIDTRIFEEIAGSMLDCQSLMEAPEPSEPSEATSDYGSAGGEMSNYSSSDSEEEIDVVTVGRCSSSPSPQPSPADLSARQQKHEEEQRALQRHHFEIQLQHNYAAPCPASPPPFKRSRGSDGSSRFHYSSRSSSSSSSSRYSSRNSTETEDEEERRRTHNVMERQRRNELKNCFVRLRDNVPELSHNDKASKVVILKKAKDCIHSLVDESHRLQTKEDKLRARQEALKARLERLRR from the exons ATGTTGGAAAGTTTCCCTCAGGACTGGTGTTCCTCAGAGCCGCTGCTCTTTGACGACGACTTGATGAGCTTGATGAAAGACATCCAGGGCTTGCCGACACCTCCGCAGTCTCCCCCCATGAAGCCTGGGCTGGGGGGCGATAAGCTTCTGTCCAAGGAGGACCAACTCAGCTACGTGTCGGATATTCTCCTGGAGGACCACGACCTGCAGGTCAACTGGAACTATGACTGCTTCCCATCCAACGATGGGGAGAAGGAGGGCGAGCTCAGCCCCCCCAGCTCTGCTCTGGGGGAAGATAGCGTGGACCACCTCTGGCAGTGCCTTGCAGCGGAGGAGAAGCTCGTCTCCACAATACTCGGCTCCAGCCCGGGGCTGTGTGACATCGATACCCGCATCTTTGAGGAGATCGCCGGCTCCATGCTTGACTGCCAGAGCCTTATGGAAGCTCCAGAGCCCAGTGAGCCCAGTGAGGCCACATCAGACTATGGATCAGCTGGTGGAGAGATGTCCAACTACTCATCGAGTGACTCTG AGGAGGAAATTGACGTGGTGACGGTGGGCCGCTGTTCCTCGAGTCCCTCCCCTCAGCCTTCGCCGGCTGACCTGTCCGCCCGTCAGCAGAAGCACGAAGAGGAGCAACGAGCTCTCCAGCGGCACCACTTCGAGATCCAGCTGCAGCACAACTACGCTGCTCCCTGCCCGGCGTCGCCGCCTCCTTTCAAGCGCTCGCGAGGGAGCGACGGCTCTTCGCGCTTCCACTACTCTTCTCGCAgctcctcttcatcatcctcgTCGCGTTACTCATCCCGAAACTCGACAgagactgaggatgaggaggagcgACGAAGGACTCACAATGTGATGGAGCGGCAGCGTCGCAACGAGCTAAAGAACTGCTTCGTGCGCCTGCGTGACAACGTGCCCGAATTGTCGCACAATGACAAGGCGTCCAAGGTGGTGATCCTGAAGAAGGCCAAAGACTGTATTCATAGTTTGGTGGACGAGTCTCACAGACTGCAAACCAAGGAAGACAAACTCAGAGCCAGACAGGAAGCACTGAAAGCCAGACTAGAGCGGCTTCGTAGGTAA